A portion of the Nitrospira defluvii genome contains these proteins:
- a CDS encoding tyrosine-type recombinase/integrase: MGLFKRNKVWWMTFVYQGRQIRRSTECTDRRLAEAVLGKIKVKLVEGRYFDRLEEQERTFEEMVERYVAERVVGASRHGERRARGVLAHLLPVFGKKTLVQVTPKEIAAYKWKRQQAGAAPATIVKELALMKTAFNIAIREWEWCRDNPVCRVSMGKVNNARVRYCDDETLARIYQACPIWLQPIVMLARYTGLRRENVVCLQWEQVDMARGLIILDHTKNGDRLGIPLCDPALRTLETVRPSRPLASGPVFLQHTEDREPVTPDMVTTAFRRACESVGVTNFRFHDLRHTFASALVQKGVDLYRVQRLLGHRDGRMTQRYAHLAPENLREAVQVFKDDYHKFSTMPGVGPTRLVLTA; encoded by the coding sequence ATGGGGCTGTTTAAGCGCAACAAAGTGTGGTGGATGACGTTTGTCTATCAGGGGCGGCAAATCCGGCGGAGTACCGAATGTACGGACCGCCGACTCGCAGAAGCGGTGCTCGGAAAGATCAAGGTCAAGTTGGTCGAAGGTCGCTATTTCGACCGGCTCGAAGAACAAGAACGGACCTTTGAAGAGATGGTCGAGCGTTACGTGGCTGAACGAGTCGTGGGAGCGAGCCGTCATGGCGAACGAAGGGCGCGAGGCGTCCTGGCTCACCTTCTACCGGTCTTTGGAAAGAAGACCTTGGTTCAGGTCACACCGAAGGAAATTGCCGCGTACAAGTGGAAACGGCAACAAGCGGGAGCCGCGCCAGCCACCATCGTGAAGGAATTGGCCTTGATGAAGACCGCCTTCAATATCGCCATTCGAGAGTGGGAATGGTGCCGTGATAATCCGGTCTGTCGCGTGTCGATGGGCAAGGTGAACAATGCCCGCGTCCGGTACTGCGATGACGAGACGTTGGCGAGGATTTACCAAGCCTGCCCGATATGGTTGCAACCGATCGTGATGCTGGCACGCTATACCGGCCTACGCCGGGAAAACGTGGTGTGTTTGCAGTGGGAGCAAGTCGATATGGCCCGGGGGCTCATCATTCTAGATCACACGAAGAACGGGGATCGTTTAGGCATCCCGCTGTGTGATCCTGCATTGAGGACCTTGGAAACCGTGAGACCATCCAGACCACTCGCAAGCGGCCCGGTGTTCCTGCAACACACGGAGGACAGGGAACCGGTGACGCCGGATATGGTCACGACGGCCTTTCGACGCGCCTGCGAGTCTGTAGGCGTGACGAACTTCCGCTTTCACGACCTGCGGCATACGTTCGCTTCTGCGCTGGTGCAGAAAGGCGTAGATCTGTATCGCGTACAGCGTTTACTGGGCCATCGCGACGGACGGATGACGCAACGCTATGCGCATCTGGCGCCGGAGAATTTGCGGGAAGCGGTGCAGGTGTTTAAGGACGACTATCACAAATTTAGCACAATGCCGGGGGTAGGTCCGACCCGGCTCGTGCTAACTGCCTGA